Proteins encoded by one window of Porphyromonas vaginalis:
- the frr gene encoding ribosome recycling factor: MSTSQFTKPAEQSMLKAVEFLQDKLDRIRAGKANPVLLDDITVEAYGAPMPLNQVATVTVPDARTLTITPWDKKLIKDIEKGILDSNLGITPTNNGEMIRIAMPPLTEERRKELVKQCKAESEEAKISIRNARRDAIDAAKKAVKAEDLPEDTIKQTENDAQKLHDKYIGRVEEALAAKEKEIMTI; encoded by the coding sequence ATGAGTACAAGCCAATTTACCAAACCTGCTGAGCAGTCTATGCTCAAAGCTGTCGAATTTCTTCAGGACAAGCTAGACCGCATACGTGCGGGCAAGGCCAATCCTGTCCTACTAGACGACATTACCGTCGAGGCTTACGGGGCACCGATGCCTCTCAACCAGGTTGCGACAGTGACTGTACCCGATGCACGTACGCTCACTATCACACCGTGGGACAAGAAGCTCATCAAAGACATCGAGAAGGGTATCCTCGACTCCAACCTAGGTATCACACCGACGAACAATGGCGAGATGATCCGCATCGCTATGCCGCCCCTCACCGAGGAGCGTCGTAAGGAGCTGGTCAAGCAGTGCAAGGCTGAGAGCGAGGAGGCTAAGATCAGCATCCGCAACGCACGCCGTGACGCTATCGACGCTGCAAAGAAAGCGGTCAAAGCTGAGGACCTACCAGAGGATACGATCAAGCAAACGGAGAATGACGCTCAGAAGCTCCACGATAAGTACATCGGTCGCGTCGAGGAGGCTCTAGCAGCTAAGGAGAAAGAGATCATGACGATCTAA
- the pyrH gene encoding UMP kinase — protein MAQYKRVLLKLSGESLAAGSKQGIDTTRLHDYASQIIEISDMGVEVAIVVGGGNIFRGMAGSAEGLDRVSGDRMGMLATVINALAISAAINAQCPSIQGTPRAVVMTSTPMEPYARYYDALTARQLLAQGHIVFIAGGTGNPFFTTDSASALRGIELQADIMLKGTRVDGIYTADPERDPSATKLSRLTYQEVYDRGLRIMDLTAMTLCQENHLPIIVFDMDTTGNLARVMRGEEIGSIVS, from the coding sequence ATGGCTCAATACAAACGAGTACTACTCAAGCTCAGCGGCGAGTCGCTCGCAGCGGGCTCTAAGCAAGGCATCGACACGACACGGCTCCACGACTACGCCTCGCAGATCATCGAGATCAGCGATATGGGCGTCGAGGTGGCTATCGTCGTGGGCGGTGGCAACATATTCCGAGGCATGGCAGGCTCTGCCGAAGGGCTGGACCGTGTATCGGGCGACCGTATGGGCATGCTCGCCACGGTCATCAATGCGCTCGCCATCAGTGCAGCGATCAATGCGCAGTGCCCCTCTATACAAGGCACCCCTCGGGCGGTCGTCATGACCAGTACACCGATGGAGCCTTACGCGCGCTACTACGATGCGCTCACGGCTCGCCAACTGCTGGCGCAGGGGCATATCGTCTTCATCGCTGGCGGCACGGGCAATCCGTTCTTTACCACAGACTCTGCCTCAGCACTCCGTGGCATAGAGCTACAAGCTGACATCATGCTCAAGGGCACCCGAGTCGACGGCATCTACACAGCCGATCCTGAGCGCGACCCCTCAGCGACCAAGCTCTCTCGTCTCACCTACCAAGAGGTATACGACCGTGGGCTCAGGATTATGGATCTGACTGCTATGACACTTTGTCAGGAGAACCACCTGCCAATCATCGTCTTTGACATGGATACGACGGGCAATCTGGCTCGTGTGATGCGTGGCGAGGAGATAGGGTCCATCGTTTCCTAA
- a CDS encoding lipopolysaccharide biosynthesis protein → MKVPRSLRSILADSGLLLSVSVGVQLIALLLLPWVSRLYTPDTLGDLALILSIATLLSIAVGGRYDQAIVVCQEPLERSHLLRLTLWITALVTLALLALTLAFEPWIGTTRYATLQGKLWLIPPVVCTLGLCATLSNYALSLGHFKRIATSKAVQGLGNNGLKVGFGLLSPSVWSLWGAQIASTLLAIIPLLRPLKHSRQTKTPSSHRELGQVARKYRAFPLFSLPQAAITTLLGSILILMLPLGYTTVEIGLVTMATMLARRPIQLIADSVSQVYFNRLSVAHHAQAPWRPLVRPLLMLTLVAGIPTLLLLWWAMPYLVRWFLAPEYAACTEIIRAMLVYLLVFFFTSIINVIPDIIGRQRAHLQIQLLNLFLQVALLVLLIYVLRAPFAETVSTYYLVIALYHLLYGGWLLYLLRRHDQQLQQSNG, encoded by the coding sequence GTGAAAGTGCCCCGATCACTACGCTCCATACTAGCCGACAGCGGTCTACTCCTCTCTGTCAGCGTCGGGGTACAGCTGATAGCCCTACTTCTCTTACCGTGGGTCAGTAGACTATACACACCAGACACGCTAGGCGACCTAGCACTCATCCTCTCCATCGCCACGCTACTCAGCATCGCCGTGGGGGGACGCTACGATCAGGCTATCGTCGTTTGCCAAGAGCCCTTAGAGCGAAGCCACTTGCTACGCCTCACCCTTTGGATTACAGCTCTAGTGACGCTCGCTCTACTCGCCCTCACCCTAGCCTTCGAGCCATGGATCGGCACCACCCGCTACGCTACCCTGCAGGGCAAGCTCTGGCTCATTCCACCCGTCGTCTGCACCTTGGGACTGTGCGCTACACTCAGCAACTACGCGCTAAGCCTAGGTCACTTCAAGCGCATCGCCACCAGCAAAGCAGTGCAGGGACTGGGCAATAATGGACTCAAAGTGGGCTTCGGACTCCTTTCTCCCTCCGTCTGGAGCTTGTGGGGCGCCCAAATAGCCTCGACATTGCTCGCGATCATTCCACTCCTGCGACCCCTCAAACACAGCAGACAAACCAAGACCCCAAGCAGTCATAGAGAGCTCGGGCAAGTGGCTCGAAAGTACAGAGCCTTCCCCCTCTTTAGCCTTCCTCAGGCAGCCATCACCACCCTCCTCGGGTCAATCCTGATCCTCATGCTACCGCTAGGCTACACCACCGTCGAGATAGGACTAGTCACTATGGCAACTATGCTGGCACGCCGTCCCATACAGCTCATCGCAGATAGCGTCAGTCAGGTCTACTTCAACCGTCTCTCCGTAGCACACCATGCGCAGGCACCCTGGCGACCGCTCGTCCGCCCGCTGCTCATGCTAACGCTCGTGGCAGGCATCCCCACGCTCCTACTCCTTTGGTGGGCTATGCCTTATCTAGTTCGCTGGTTTTTAGCTCCCGAGTACGCAGCCTGCACAGAGATCATACGCGCTATGCTCGTTTACCTGCTCGTCTTCTTCTTCACCTCCATCATCAACGTCATCCCCGACATCATCGGGCGGCAAAGAGCGCACCTACAGATCCAACTGCTCAACCTCTTCCTGCAGGTTGCCCTCCTGGTGCTACTTATCTACGTCTTGCGCGCACCCTTCGCCGAGACCGTCTCCACTTACTACCTAGTCATCGCACTCTACCACCTACTCTACGGGGGCTGGCTCCTCTACCTCTTGCGCCGACACGACCAGCAGCTGCAGCAGAGCAACGGCTAG